One part of the Bdellovibrio sp. KM01 genome encodes these proteins:
- a CDS encoding glycosyltransferase — protein sequence MLEELPQENIVIVAQNISSGGGAVLLKQTLRQASTKKSVVCIINDTFQIEPLPGVEFIRMPRSIFARLKIDLVILKNYNTPNTAALYFGNFPPLLPLPIKTYVFCQNRYIVGPLDLKVSKIFAIKVALQKTLFKLCSRKEHTFIVQTKTMAALVKQSLHFSPMLKVLPFTEKISWEKIRFENKPNNQKPFLYVASGEPHKNHLNLIMAWEALSSKFGLHPELVLILNAENYPILHKTLVDIASQKRLNVRIVDEMEHSNLLNAIANSVTIYPSLFESFGLPLVEANQLNAPIVASDREFVRDVCDPQETFDPMSTESIATAVVAFLNKNP from the coding sequence ATGTTAGAAGAATTGCCACAAGAAAATATAGTTATCGTCGCCCAAAATATTAGTTCAGGTGGCGGCGCCGTTTTACTTAAACAGACACTCAGACAAGCCTCTACCAAGAAGAGTGTAGTTTGCATAATTAACGACACTTTTCAAATAGAGCCACTCCCGGGGGTTGAATTTATAAGAATGCCTCGTTCGATTTTTGCTCGTTTGAAGATAGACCTAGTCATTCTTAAAAATTACAACACACCCAACACGGCGGCCTTATATTTTGGCAACTTCCCACCACTTCTTCCCTTACCGATTAAAACTTACGTATTCTGCCAGAACCGCTATATCGTCGGACCACTTGACCTAAAAGTATCCAAAATCTTCGCCATCAAAGTTGCACTTCAGAAAACGCTATTCAAACTTTGCAGTAGAAAAGAACATACCTTCATTGTTCAAACAAAAACGATGGCAGCATTGGTAAAACAATCTCTTCACTTTTCTCCCATGTTAAAGGTCTTACCCTTTACCGAAAAAATTTCCTGGGAGAAAATTAGATTTGAAAACAAGCCTAACAATCAAAAGCCATTCCTTTATGTGGCGTCCGGCGAACCACATAAAAATCATTTAAATCTGATCATGGCCTGGGAAGCACTATCCTCAAAATTCGGACTACATCCTGAATTAGTGCTTATTTTAAATGCAGAAAACTACCCCATCCTTCACAAGACACTTGTCGACATTGCAAGTCAAAAACGTCTCAATGTCCGCATCGTAGATGAAATGGAACATTCAAATTTGCTCAATGCTATAGCTAATTCAGTCACTATTTATCCGTCACTATTTGAATCATTTGGATTACCATTGGTTGAGGCTAATCAACTGAACGCTCCGATTGTTGCTTCAGATCGCGAGTTCGTCAGAGACGTTTGCGATCCTCAAGAAACGTTTGACCCCATGTCGACAGAGAGCATCGCGACGGCGGTAGTGGCGTTCCTTAATAAAAACCCATAA
- a CDS encoding WavE lipopolysaccharide synthesis family protein — protein MNTINDCTLLFAGPWHVNTMKMIEKNADHFKHIIVSAWSNAVPSANLPNVQIVHQEHPKIIQIHNAQNIHYQTRSTLLGLEFVTTPLVVKTRTDEFYSNLNKFIEELDPSKLAYSNIFVRDVSYKRYHISDHLFGGTTVKLTQTFQRLREVLEDTSKVPYPI, from the coding sequence ATGAATACGATTAATGATTGCACGCTGTTGTTCGCCGGCCCTTGGCACGTAAATACAATGAAAATGATTGAGAAAAACGCCGATCATTTTAAGCACATTATAGTTTCAGCTTGGTCTAACGCAGTGCCATCGGCAAATCTTCCCAACGTGCAGATAGTTCATCAAGAACATCCGAAAATTATCCAAATTCACAATGCCCAAAATATTCACTATCAAACACGAAGCACGCTGCTGGGTCTTGAATTTGTTACCACGCCGTTAGTTGTAAAAACACGAACGGATGAATTTTACTCGAATTTAAATAAGTTCATTGAAGAACTTGATCCATCAAAACTTGCATATAGCAATATTTTTGTCCGTGATGTTAGCTACAAACGATATCATATTTCGGACCATCTATTTGGCGGAACAACCGTAAAGCTAACTCAGACGTTTCAGCGACTCCGCGAGGTACTCGAGGATACGTCTAAAGTACCGTACCCAATCTAG
- a CDS encoding polysaccharide biosynthesis C-terminal domain-containing protein translates to MSKNSIKINVIARSVVTIVELLFSLFSFPYVARILAPESIGHIDFVNAAVAYFITIGSFGVAEYAGREIAQHRDDLNVVSSVLSKFLGLRLKLASVLIIIYLVLVVPFYGHNTPLFYWSTILILTSAFNLVWALEALEDFSYLATARVLSKVGLLVYLLTMVRTKEDVVTYFLGMILFDFIYYILAVFRLKATYHVKFGLRVLRDKIDTSELKNLFRIFIMVLIQGSIAGVPSLVMGHLHLFHDLGLLSTAMRFFWMGYYCITPLSTVLLSRSMSFKSHIHKNERFDHLDGAALSLLTLGVPVTFGLIATAADVIPLLVGGDYTGSILLLIMLSPLILLFVLNNFWSMQVVFSHRGDRALIISNSCGLATVILSSVILIPWLSATGAAISYFLTYAVMCAIPYFYGREYYRMSGVVLDIGKTLIAGIVMCAAIYFIQATSFAKLGGKIAMGVGIYLLVLFVFRHRMVVSFLDNFKSAKAQ, encoded by the coding sequence ATGAGCAAAAACAGTATCAAAATTAATGTAATTGCTCGAAGTGTTGTAACAATTGTTGAATTGTTGTTTTCGCTCTTCTCATTTCCTTATGTCGCACGTATCTTGGCACCCGAAAGTATTGGACATATTGATTTCGTCAATGCGGCTGTGGCCTATTTTATAACTATCGGTTCATTTGGCGTGGCTGAATACGCGGGCCGAGAGATTGCTCAACACAGAGACGACCTTAACGTGGTAAGTTCCGTGCTGTCGAAATTTCTTGGATTACGACTGAAACTAGCGTCTGTTTTAATTATTATTTACCTTGTTCTGGTTGTCCCATTTTATGGGCACAACACGCCGTTGTTTTATTGGTCGACAATTCTTATTCTGACGTCTGCATTCAATTTGGTCTGGGCCTTGGAGGCCTTGGAAGATTTTTCTTATCTAGCAACTGCGCGTGTTTTATCTAAAGTTGGACTTTTAGTTTATCTTCTTACAATGGTAAGAACCAAAGAAGACGTCGTTACCTATTTTCTGGGAATGATACTGTTCGACTTCATTTATTATATTTTAGCCGTATTTAGATTGAAGGCTACCTATCATGTGAAGTTTGGCTTAAGGGTTCTACGCGACAAAATTGATACTAGTGAGCTTAAGAACCTGTTCCGAATATTTATAATGGTGCTTATTCAGGGTTCAATTGCGGGAGTACCTTCTCTGGTGATGGGCCATCTGCATTTGTTCCATGATCTCGGACTGCTATCGACAGCTATGAGATTTTTTTGGATGGGCTATTATTGTATTACACCGCTCTCAACGGTTTTACTTTCCAGAAGCATGAGCTTTAAGTCACACATTCATAAGAATGAAAGATTTGATCATTTAGATGGAGCTGCATTGTCATTGTTGACTCTTGGTGTGCCAGTGACATTTGGTTTGATTGCGACCGCTGCCGACGTAATTCCACTACTAGTCGGTGGAGATTATACTGGATCGATTCTTCTTTTGATTATGCTGTCACCGCTGATTTTGCTTTTTGTATTAAATAATTTCTGGAGTATGCAGGTCGTTTTTTCTCACAGGGGTGATCGTGCCTTGATTATTTCGAATTCCTGCGGATTGGCGACCGTGATACTGTCATCCGTGATATTGATCCCCTGGTTAAGCGCGACAGGTGCTGCAATTTCGTATTTTTTGACTTACGCAGTTATGTGTGCAATTCCATATTTCTATGGCCGAGAATATTATCGAATGTCAGGGGTCGTATTGGATATCGGTAAAACCTTAATTGCTGGTATCGTAATGTGTGCTGCAATTTACTTCATTCAGGCGACGTCGTTTGCCAAATTAGGTGGAAAGATTGCGATGGGGGTTGGAATATATCTCTTGGTTCTATTTGTCTTCCGCCATCGCATGGTCGTCTCGTTTTTAGACAACTTTAAGAGTGCTAAAGCTCAATAA
- a CDS encoding HAD family phosphatase has product MIKAIIFDMDGVLIDAKDWHYESLNKALDVFGFQISRYDHLVTYDGLPTKKKLEMLSMERALPKGLHGLINNLKQIYTMEMIYQRCKPMFCHQRALSTLKSENYKLGVCSNSIRQTIDLMMEKSDLAKYLDRTLSNQDVTHSKPHPEIYEKMMAHFELKPEECLILEDNENGIKAALASGAHLMKIETVYDVSYEKIRQRINEINSAAGKM; this is encoded by the coding sequence ATGATTAAGGCCATTATTTTCGACATGGACGGCGTACTCATCGATGCAAAAGACTGGCACTACGAGTCTTTGAACAAAGCTTTGGACGTGTTTGGCTTTCAAATCAGCCGCTATGATCACTTAGTAACGTACGATGGACTTCCGACCAAAAAGAAACTTGAAATGCTTAGCATGGAAAGAGCACTTCCCAAAGGTTTGCACGGCTTAATCAATAATTTGAAGCAAATCTACACCATGGAAATGATCTATCAACGTTGTAAGCCTATGTTTTGCCATCAACGTGCTTTATCGACATTGAAGTCTGAAAATTACAAGCTAGGCGTATGCTCCAACTCGATTCGCCAGACAATCGATTTGATGATGGAAAAAAGTGACTTAGCAAAATATCTTGATCGCACATTAAGTAATCAAGACGTTACTCACTCGAAACCACATCCTGAAATCTATGAAAAAATGATGGCGCACTTCGAATTGAAGCCCGAAGAGTGTTTGATTTTGGAAGATAATGAGAACGGGATCAAGGCCGCGTTAGCAAGTGGTGCTCACCTTATGAAAATCGAGACTGTTTACGATGTTTCGTATGAAAAAATCCGTCAACGCATCAACGAGATTAACTCAGCAGCGGGAAAGATGTAA
- a CDS encoding glycosyltransferase family 2 protein, whose product MNIVVLMAGNSEEFFKEGLKYPKYLFEVNGTPLVERVVKNLSSVASKFIFLINKEDAQRWHMDNVIKLLCPTAEVMVVEGSTKGAACSALYAIDSINNDEELLITNGDQILDINLKEFVTAIRSYDGGTVIFDSVHPRWSYVSLDSNGYIVQAEEKRPISRNATAGVYYFKKGKDFVSGASAMIKKDAHVNGNYYVCPVFNELILEQKKLGTFKIDRNQYHSLATVEGARAYDTYAKAEK is encoded by the coding sequence ATGAATATCGTAGTTCTAATGGCCGGAAATTCTGAAGAATTTTTTAAAGAAGGCTTAAAGTACCCGAAATACCTATTTGAAGTAAATGGAACTCCCCTTGTTGAACGCGTGGTCAAAAACCTTTCATCAGTCGCTTCCAAGTTCATCTTTTTAATCAACAAGGAAGACGCACAACGCTGGCATATGGACAACGTTATTAAATTGCTATGTCCTACAGCGGAAGTAATGGTTGTCGAAGGAAGCACGAAAGGCGCAGCTTGTTCTGCGCTTTATGCTATCGATAGCATAAATAACGACGAAGAACTTTTGATCACTAATGGCGACCAGATCTTGGACATCAACCTAAAGGAGTTTGTAACAGCGATCCGTTCATATGACGGCGGCACTGTTATTTTCGATTCCGTTCACCCACGTTGGTCTTACGTAAGCCTAGATTCGAATGGCTACATTGTTCAGGCAGAAGAAAAGCGTCCCATCAGTCGCAATGCTACCGCCGGTGTTTATTACTTCAAAAAAGGTAAGGACTTCGTATCTGGTGCCTCTGCAATGATCAAAAAAGATGCCCATGTAAATGGGAATTACTATGTATGCCCAGTATTCAATGAGCTCATCCTAGAACAGAAGAAACTGGGCACCTTCAAAATCGACCGCAACCAATATCATTCGCTAGCAACCGTTGAAGGTGCTCGCGCTTACGACACTTACGCAAAGGCAGAAAAGTAA
- a CDS encoding glycosyltransferase family 2 protein: protein MNVLIPMAGAGSRFANAGYKKPKPFIDVMGVPMIERVMNNLKVKDARYILIARKEHLEQERELANKIQQNYNASFVTIDRLTEGAAITVLHARKHINNDSPLLIANSDQIVDVDIQAYVDDMFDRSLDGSIMTFVDNDPKWSYAKLDAKNHVTMVREKEVISDQATVGIYLYKSGKMFVDASIDMITQNDRVNNEFYVCPTYNYCINDGAKIGIYEIDKHKMHGTGTPQDLDVYLKLLKETT, encoded by the coding sequence ATTAATGTTTTGATTCCCATGGCAGGTGCCGGTTCCCGTTTCGCAAATGCTGGTTATAAAAAGCCAAAACCATTTATTGACGTTATGGGTGTTCCAATGATCGAGAGAGTCATGAACAACCTTAAGGTCAAAGATGCTCGTTACATTTTGATTGCTCGTAAGGAACATCTTGAGCAGGAGCGCGAGCTTGCCAATAAAATCCAACAAAACTACAATGCCAGCTTTGTAACTATTGATCGCCTTACCGAAGGCGCTGCAATCACAGTTCTTCACGCCAGAAAACATATCAACAACGACTCACCATTGTTAATCGCAAACAGTGATCAAATCGTCGACGTCGACATCCAAGCCTATGTTGATGATATGTTTGATCGTTCTTTAGATGGATCAATTATGACTTTCGTCGATAACGATCCAAAATGGAGTTATGCAAAGCTCGATGCTAAAAACCATGTAACTATGGTACGAGAAAAGGAAGTTATCAGCGATCAAGCAACTGTGGGCATTTACCTATATAAATCTGGAAAAATGTTTGTAGACGCATCAATCGACATGATCACTCAAAACGATCGCGTAAATAACGAATTCTATGTTTGCCCGACTTACAACTATTGCATCAACGACGGTGCTAAAATTGGTATTTACGAAATCGATAAACACAAAATGCACGGCACCGGTACACCTCAAGATCTAGATGTTTACCTGAAATTACTTAAAGAGACTACTTAA
- a CDS encoding acyltransferase: MAHSPQLDGIRFFAFFLVFLAHTPRGMGIDALQNIGWIGVDLFFILSAYLLTSIMLLEINRTGSINLKHFFVRRCLRIWPLYFIALFFGFFVFPYFAVRLGPIAPSNEYSQLFQHFKYFLTFSQNISTSISQVKTGNMLAPLWSIATEEQFYVIFPFIIIWFSRKGFNKTFILQFAVTSIALSILFKYIMLQNRKDMLAAYLNLPTRIEPFMLGILLAIFSKSVMNNPIFRFFNRNIWILVPILIFWSIRHWPHPTAGDSNIYIYLINGVAFGILIISANIDKSLSNVFFSSKILTTLGKYTYGLYVWHAVIIYGCTQLEILNKNIYLLFITSLTLTVLVAKLSYDIIEKRFLRLKQKFR, encoded by the coding sequence ATGGCTCACAGCCCACAGTTAGATGGAATTAGATTCTTTGCATTTTTTTTGGTTTTTTTGGCGCATACACCTAGAGGAATGGGCATTGATGCCCTTCAAAATATTGGATGGATTGGAGTAGACCTGTTCTTTATTTTGAGTGCGTATCTTCTGACTTCGATAATGCTTTTAGAAATCAATCGAACTGGTTCTATCAATTTAAAACATTTTTTTGTGCGCCGTTGCCTTAGAATTTGGCCGCTCTATTTTATTGCACTTTTTTTTGGTTTTTTTGTCTTTCCATATTTCGCAGTGAGGCTAGGTCCAATAGCTCCATCAAACGAATATTCGCAACTTTTTCAGCATTTCAAATATTTTCTTACATTCTCACAAAATATTTCAACAAGTATATCGCAAGTCAAAACTGGGAACATGCTGGCACCACTCTGGAGTATTGCCACTGAAGAACAGTTTTACGTAATATTCCCGTTTATAATTATTTGGTTTTCCCGAAAAGGATTCAATAAAACATTTATATTACAGTTCGCAGTCACTTCAATAGCGCTTTCCATACTTTTTAAATATATTATGCTTCAAAATAGAAAAGATATGCTTGCTGCATATCTAAATCTTCCGACGAGAATTGAGCCATTCATGCTCGGAATCCTCCTCGCGATTTTCTCAAAAAGCGTTATGAATAATCCTATCTTCAGATTCTTTAATCGAAATATATGGATTTTAGTTCCGATACTAATTTTTTGGTCCATACGGCATTGGCCACACCCGACTGCTGGAGATAGCAATATATATATCTATCTCATTAATGGAGTTGCATTTGGAATTCTCATTATTAGTGCCAATATAGACAAGAGCCTATCAAATGTCTTTTTCAGCTCAAAAATACTGACAACTCTTGGAAAATATACTTACGGCCTATACGTCTGGCATGCTGTAATTATATACGGTTGTACACAATTAGAAATCTTAAATAAGAATATATATCTTCTTTTTATCACAAGCTTAACTCTAACGGTTCTAGTCGCAAAATTGTCTTACGATATTATCGAGAAAAGATTCTTACGGTTAAAACAAAAATTTAGATGA
- a CDS encoding glycosyltransferase family 4 protein yields MRVAIHSYVYYPESFLVNELAAELVARGYIVQAYTGLPNYPKGEFFAPYSLLSGPYTEEHEGVEIIRYPIVPRKKGFFWLALNYLSHLVSGLLCSFRLEKVDAHIVFATSPIITAIPAIIKARFTGAKVIIWLQDLWPESVSAVGALGKKSIPYKIIGSMVRWIYKNTDVMLIQSPAFRSNLNEFGFKGQIVDVPNWAPSEIEQTQKEEPSWLKEFPQNELTITFAGNIGKAQAVSTVLSAANSLKHHQEIKFVFVGDGSQKEWAEKYVRDRELPNVIFFGRRAVADMPALFRRSSALLVSLSDEPIFSMTIPSKIQAYMAAGRPIVGCLNGAGADVIRQSGCGLVASAMNSEELSQVILNFKNSSKDQVSEFAANAKSYYQKHFAKEVAINAIEGVLKLGSS; encoded by the coding sequence TTGAGAGTTGCAATTCATTCCTATGTTTACTATCCAGAATCATTTTTAGTGAATGAGCTAGCTGCAGAGTTAGTTGCAAGGGGTTATATCGTTCAGGCTTACACGGGCTTACCCAATTATCCAAAAGGTGAGTTCTTTGCGCCATATTCTTTGTTGTCCGGACCGTACACTGAGGAACACGAAGGTGTTGAAATTATTCGCTACCCAATCGTTCCGCGAAAAAAAGGTTTTTTTTGGCTTGCACTTAACTATTTGTCCCATCTCGTGAGTGGATTGTTATGCAGTTTTCGCTTAGAAAAAGTAGATGCTCACATTGTGTTTGCAACGTCGCCCATTATCACTGCAATCCCCGCTATTATAAAAGCGCGTTTTACAGGAGCAAAGGTGATTATTTGGTTGCAGGATTTGTGGCCGGAAAGTGTTTCTGCGGTCGGTGCTCTCGGCAAGAAATCAATACCATATAAAATTATCGGTAGTATGGTTCGATGGATTTACAAAAATACTGACGTTATGTTGATTCAATCTCCCGCTTTTAGGTCGAATTTGAATGAATTTGGCTTCAAAGGTCAGATAGTCGATGTGCCGAATTGGGCTCCTTCAGAAATTGAGCAGACGCAAAAAGAAGAACCTTCCTGGCTTAAAGAATTTCCTCAAAATGAATTAACTATTACTTTTGCTGGTAATATTGGAAAGGCGCAAGCTGTTTCGACGGTCCTGAGTGCAGCCAACTCCTTGAAGCATCATCAGGAAATTAAATTTGTTTTTGTTGGTGACGGAAGTCAGAAAGAATGGGCAGAGAAGTATGTTCGTGATCGCGAGCTACCAAATGTAATCTTTTTTGGAAGAAGGGCGGTAGCGGACATGCCAGCATTGTTTCGTAGATCCAGTGCTTTATTGGTGAGTCTTTCCGATGAACCCATTTTTTCTATGACAATTCCGTCTAAAATTCAGGCCTATATGGCCGCGGGACGTCCCATCGTTGGCTGTTTAAATGGGGCTGGTGCCGACGTTATCAGACAGTCTGGTTGCGGCCTCGTCGCATCAGCAATGAATAGCGAGGAATTGAGTCAGGTAATTTTAAATTTCAAGAATTCGTCGAAAGATCAGGTTAGCGAGTTTGCTGCAAATGCTAAAAGTTACTATCAAAAACATTTTGCCAAGGAAGTTGCTATTAATGCGATTGAAGGTGTTTTGAAATTAGGGAGTTCTTAA
- the wecB gene encoding non-hydrolyzing UDP-N-acetylglucosamine 2-epimerase — protein sequence MMKVMTIVGTRPELIKLSRVIAVLDQNLEHVLVHTGQNYDYELNEVFFKDLEIRKPDVFMNAAGETPIQTIANILVESEKLMQLQKPDALLLYGDTNSCLAVIVAKRMKIPVFHMEAGNRCFDQRVPEEINRKIVDHLSDINMPLSEHARQYLIAEGLPAQQVIKTGSCMKEIFSYYMPKIEKSNVLESLSVKPNDYVLVSLHREENVDFPENLNSILQSFDLIAKTFKKKVLVSTHPRTRKKLDEMDFSSSSQDVYFLKPFGFCDYIKLQMNAFCVVSDSGTITEESSLLGFPAITIRNAHERPEGNDVGALIMSGTDKEDIVHSIKVAVSLGKPPIVPDYDIDSVSSVVLKNILSYTHYVNRYVWRKNI from the coding sequence ATCATGAAAGTAATGACGATTGTTGGGACAAGACCTGAGCTTATTAAACTCTCTAGAGTCATTGCAGTTTTAGATCAAAACCTTGAGCACGTACTTGTCCATACAGGTCAAAATTACGACTACGAGCTCAATGAAGTATTTTTTAAGGATCTGGAAATCAGAAAGCCCGACGTATTTATGAATGCTGCGGGGGAGACCCCAATTCAGACTATTGCCAATATATTGGTAGAGTCTGAAAAGTTGATGCAGCTTCAGAAGCCTGATGCCTTATTGTTATATGGTGATACAAATTCATGCTTGGCAGTTATTGTAGCAAAACGAATGAAAATTCCGGTATTCCATATGGAAGCCGGGAACAGATGTTTTGATCAACGTGTGCCGGAAGAGATTAATCGAAAAATAGTTGATCATCTTTCAGATATTAATATGCCACTTTCCGAACATGCCAGGCAGTATTTGATAGCAGAAGGTCTTCCAGCACAACAGGTGATAAAGACAGGTTCATGCATGAAGGAGATTTTCTCGTACTATATGCCAAAGATAGAGAAGTCGAATGTTCTCGAAAGTCTTTCGGTGAAGCCTAATGATTACGTTCTCGTAAGCCTCCATCGCGAAGAGAATGTCGACTTTCCTGAAAACCTAAACTCAATTCTTCAGAGTTTTGATTTGATAGCAAAAACCTTTAAAAAGAAGGTTTTAGTATCCACTCATCCTAGAACTAGGAAAAAACTGGATGAAATGGATTTTTCAAGCTCAAGTCAGGATGTGTATTTTCTGAAGCCTTTCGGATTCTGTGATTATATTAAGCTGCAAATGAATGCCTTCTGTGTTGTTTCCGACAGTGGAACAATTACAGAGGAATCCAGTTTATTGGGGTTTCCCGCGATTACTATTCGAAATGCTCATGAGAGACCAGAAGGGAATGATGTCGGTGCGCTGATAATGTCTGGAACAGATAAAGAGGACATTGTTCATTCTATCAAGGTTGCTGTGTCTCTGGGTAAGCCGCCTATCGTGCCAGATTACGACATTGACAGTGTGTCTTCGGTAGTACTGAAAAACATCCTAAGCTATACGCATTATGTGAATAGATATGTGTGGCGCAAAAATATTTAA
- a CDS encoding polysaccharide biosynthesis protein, which yields MYFDGKVILVTGGTGSMGKTFVRRVLTGEMGVPKKLIVMSRDEGKQHNMRLSYLHKTVSTDEVVYNNFKNVLEFRIGDVRDYADVCASVKNADIVINAAALKQVPTCEYFPEQAIMTNCLGAYNISRAIREHDYPVHTVVGVSTDKACKPINAMGMSKALQERVFISANVSAPKTRFICVRYGNVLASRGSVIPLFHEQIKTGGPVTITDTRMTRFLLSLDQAVDTVFNALKYANAGEIFVPRAPAALMTDVAKCLIGNRKIEVKVTGIRPGEKLHEIMISDEEAPYVEPRGDYYAIRSMLPELNGGSIDVRNSQLKKEFASTDTLLDFEGTLALLKKHNLMIDDVPNFTDDEMLR from the coding sequence ATGTATTTTGATGGCAAAGTTATTTTAGTTACAGGTGGAACTGGCTCGATGGGTAAAACGTTCGTGCGCAGGGTCTTAACCGGCGAAATGGGTGTTCCAAAGAAACTTATCGTCATGTCACGTGACGAAGGTAAGCAGCATAATATGCGTCTTTCCTATCTACATAAGACGGTGTCCACTGATGAGGTCGTGTATAATAACTTTAAGAATGTATTGGAGTTCCGCATTGGTGACGTTCGCGACTACGCTGATGTTTGTGCTTCCGTAAAAAATGCTGACATCGTGATTAATGCGGCGGCTCTAAAGCAAGTACCTACGTGTGAGTATTTCCCAGAGCAAGCAATTATGACTAACTGTCTTGGAGCATATAATATTTCGCGCGCTATTCGAGAGCATGACTATCCGGTACATACTGTTGTTGGTGTTTCGACTGATAAGGCTTGTAAACCAATCAACGCTATGGGGATGTCTAAAGCTCTTCAAGAGCGTGTCTTTATTTCTGCTAATGTTTCTGCACCTAAAACACGATTCATCTGTGTTCGATACGGTAACGTTCTTGCTTCGCGCGGCTCAGTTATCCCGTTATTTCATGAACAAATAAAAACGGGCGGTCCAGTAACAATTACTGATACGCGTATGACACGTTTCTTATTAAGCCTGGATCAAGCGGTTGATACCGTCTTTAATGCATTGAAATATGCAAATGCAGGAGAGATCTTCGTTCCCCGTGCCCCCGCTGCCTTGATGACTGACGTTGCTAAATGCTTAATCGGCAACCGCAAGATCGAAGTGAAAGTCACGGGAATCCGCCCAGGTGAAAAGCTTCATGAGATTATGATTTCCGATGAGGAAGCTCCTTATGTTGAGCCTCGTGGGGACTATTATGCAATACGTTCGATGCTTCCTGAGTTGAATGGTGGGAGTATTGATGTGCGCAATTCACAATTAAAAAAAGAGTTTGCATCGACTGATACTTTGCTGGACTTCGAAGGGACTCTTGCTTTGCTGAAAAAGCATAATCTTATGATTGATGATGTGCCAAATTTTACAGATGATGAAATGTTGAGGTAG
- a CDS encoding SDR family oxidoreductase, with amino-acid sequence MKILVLGAAGMLGHQVWLKCLKSFGVGNVAATLRKSKSHYEKFEIFKDGEVFDGVDASDFDSLSKVLSKIKPTVVVNCIGLTLRKEELGNIEKCIEVNSMLPHKLTLWGNENACRVIHFSTDCVFDGTKGNYSETDVPTANELYGKSKFLGEVGGPNALTLRLSIVGRELEGKTELIEWFLSQSGRKINGYSRFMYSGLTTNFVADEVVRLIRDFPQLSGVYQVSSEYISKYDLLGKANEIYHCGVEVMPYDGYVGNKTLNCERYAKATGFIKPSWDQMLRAMNQDSSVNYGV; translated from the coding sequence ATGAAAATACTAGTGCTAGGTGCTGCCGGAATGTTGGGGCATCAAGTTTGGTTGAAATGTTTGAAGTCCTTCGGGGTTGGAAATGTTGCTGCGACTCTTCGCAAGTCTAAATCTCATTACGAAAAGTTCGAGATTTTTAAAGACGGTGAAGTATTTGATGGTGTCGATGCCTCTGATTTTGATTCTCTTTCTAAAGTTCTCTCAAAGATTAAACCAACGGTTGTTGTAAATTGTATTGGCCTGACACTGCGTAAAGAAGAGCTGGGTAATATCGAAAAGTGCATTGAAGTGAATTCGATGCTGCCCCATAAACTTACATTATGGGGAAATGAGAATGCATGTCGCGTAATTCATTTTAGTACCGACTGTGTTTTCGATGGCACAAAAGGAAACTACTCAGAGACTGATGTTCCTACTGCGAACGAACTTTATGGCAAGTCGAAATTCTTAGGTGAGGTCGGCGGCCCAAACGCTCTAACTTTGCGCCTATCCATTGTTGGTCGTGAGCTTGAAGGTAAAACGGAACTGATCGAATGGTTTTTGTCTCAATCCGGACGCAAAATTAATGGTTACAGTCGCTTTATGTACTCTGGTTTGACGACCAACTTTGTCGCAGACGAAGTCGTGCGATTGATTCGCGATTTCCCTCAGCTAAGTGGGGTATATCAAGTCTCTAGCGAATACATTTCCAAATATGACTTATTAGGGAAAGCAAATGAGATTTATCATTGTGGCGTAGAGGTGATGCCCTACGATGGTTATGTCGGCAATAAAACTTTAAATTGTGAGCGTTACGCGAAGGCCACTGGATTTATTAAGCCAAGCTGGGATCAAATGTTGCGTGCGATGAATCAAGACAGTTCAGTGAATTACGGAGTGTAG